From Syntrophales bacterium, a single genomic window includes:
- a CDS encoding type II toxin-antitoxin system Phd/YefM family antitoxin — protein MKTVNALKIRNNLGEVLEMLARTSEPILISKGKEIKAVLITPEQFKKRFLDYQAEEQKKQLLEIIEGMKADSLEVKNSVQVLRELRGYGK, from the coding sequence ATGAAGACGGTAAATGCGCTTAAGATTAGAAACAACCTGGGAGAGGTTTTGGAAATGCTTGCGAGAACTTCCGAACCCATTCTGATAAGCAAAGGAAAGGAAATCAAAGCCGTGCTCATTACACCGGAACAATTCAAAAAAAGATTTTTGGACTATCAGGCGGAGGAACAGAAAAAACAACTGCTTGAAATCATCGAAGGCATGAAGGCCGACAGTCTTGAGGTAAAAAACAGTGTTCAGGTGCTTCGGGAATTGCGGGGTTATGGAAAATGA
- a CDS encoding type II toxin-antitoxin system VapC family toxin produces the protein MIWIVDASVAVRWFLENESHPHADAVLRSLIDNPEHFAVPELFCFEVYAVLCRVHPKGHDVFIKAMLPILNGGIFRQPMTENLANQATRFVKKGLTGYDACYASLAKEMKGIWLTFDEKAHKCLTKERISHLLTKGMPKNWP, from the coding sequence ATGATCTGGATTGTCGATGCTTCCGTAGCTGTTCGCTGGTTTCTGGAAAATGAAAGTCACCCTCATGCCGATGCCGTTCTTCGGAGCTTGATTGATAATCCTGAACATTTTGCCGTTCCGGAATTGTTTTGTTTTGAGGTATATGCGGTATTGTGCCGCGTTCATCCGAAGGGCCACGATGTCTTCATCAAGGCCATGCTCCCAATTTTAAACGGCGGGATTTTCAGGCAGCCCATGACTGAAAACCTGGCCAATCAGGCCACCCGCTTTGTGAAAAAAGGGCTGACCGGATACGATGCCTGTTATGCTTCTCTGGCGAAGGAAATGAAGGGGATATGGCTTACCTTTGACGAAAAGGCACATAAATGTCTGACTAAAGAACGAATTTCACATCTCCTGACGAAGGGTATGCCGAAGAACTGGCCTTAA